The Thermosynechococcus sp. HN-54 DNA segment AGGGTCTGGGTTAACTGTGCCAAGTAGGCAAATTCTTGCCTTGAGAGACGCTTACCATCAATCAGCCAGAGCACCAGTCCCTTGGCATTGGGGGGCAGGTTTTCCAAGTGGTAGGTCACTAAGGGGGGCTGGAAATAAACGCGAATGTCTTCTTTGCCTGTATGAGCCGGACGAATCCCGTGCTCTTGGGTCAAGTAGGCTGCTAAATCCCCTAAGCCCGGTGCGCTCATATGCAAGGTGGTATAGCCCTTGGAACGCAGTCGCCGTTGATAGCGACCCTCAAAACCGCCCTCCGGGGGAACAAAAAGTGCCAATGCCCCCGCAGATTCTAAATCTTTGACAA contains these protein-coding regions:
- the ndhN gene encoding photosynthetic/respiratory NAD(P)H-quinone oxidoreductase subunit N, with the protein product MGLLAGYQFVKDLESAGALALFVPPEGGFEGRYQRRLRSKGYTTLHMSAPGLGDLAAYLTQEHGIRPAHTGKEDIRVYFQPPLVTYHLENLPPNAKGLVLWLIDGKRLSRQEFAYLAQLTQTLPKFKVVVEVGGDRYVRWEPLADWVAAA